The DNA sequence GGttacaacaaacaaaaagttGAGACAACCACCATTTCTTGCATATCCCAAACCTAGGACACTTATCTCTGCAAACACCTCTCAGACACCACACCATAATACCAGACGTTCAGCTAATTACCAGCCAAACCTCTGGAATTTTCAACTTCTTCACTCTCTGGGAAATGACCTCAaggttttttctttctcattttcaattaataataaattttatttctcaaGTATATCAGTTATGCAAACTTAATCttacaaattgatttttttacttCTGTTAGAGTTAAAGTTCAACTCATATTCATGCATTAGAGTTTATCTTAAGGAAATTGATTCTCTGTTAAGTTTATTATTTCACTCCTATTACATCACTCAGATAAATTTAAGTAAGCTTTATTCATTCGTTTTAGAATATGATGTTGTTCTTATTGTAATTCAAACACAGGAGAAAAAACTGAATGAAAGAGCAACAGAGTTGGAGGAGGAGGTACGACACATGATCAACAGGGTAGACACAGAGCCACTGAGCTTACTAGAATTGATCGACAATGTCCAGCGTCTAGGATTGACCTACAAGTTTGAGGAGGACATAGTCAAAGCCCTTGATGACAAGATTGCTCTGttgaatgaaaatgaaaaacacaaAAGTGGACTCCATGCCACAGCTCTCAGGTTTCGTTTACTTAGACAACACGGTTTTCATGTATCCCAAGGTATTCTCATGCTACCACTAGTTGTTCCAAACACACATTAAACTATGttttgtcattttctcattGAGTTAACATGATGCAGACGTGTTTGAGAGATTCAAGGACAAGGGGGGTTTCAATATCGAACATAAAGATGACGTGCAAGGATTGTTGAGTCTATATGAAGCGTCCTATCTAGGCTTTGAGGGAGAAAATCTATTGGACGAGGCAAGGTTGTTTTCAACCACACAACTCAAGCAAATCCTAGAAGAAGGAGTAAACACCAAAGTGGCAGAACAAGTTAAGCATGCACTTGAACTTCCTTATCACCGAAGATTGCACAGACTCGAAGCACGATGGTATCTTGACAGATATGAAGCAAAGGAACCCCACCACCGGTTGCTACAGGAGCTTGCAAAGCTAGATTTCAATATGGTGCAATCACAGCACCAGAAAGAACTGCAAGAACTATCAAGgttatttataagttttaactgttttttctctaaaaataaattatgtaacaTTCTTAGCTTTAGTTACCAATGAATGGTATAATGTATGGTATAGGTGGTGGAGGGAGATGGGGTTGACAAAGAAGCTAGATTTTGTTCGAGACAGATTAATGGAGGTATATTTCTGGGCGTTGGGAATGGCACCTCATCCTCATCAAAGTGAATGCCGTAAAGCTGTCACAAAAATGTTTGGTCTAGTCACCATTATTGATGATGTGTACGATGTGTACGGTACTTTGGATGAACTGCAACTCTTCACTGATGCTGTTGAAAGGTTTTTTTCTTATGCATGTTAATTGATCTGGCTACAATACAACTATGTATATAATATGGTGTAGTCACACACACCTGTGTTTGTTTACATATATGTTTACAGATGGGACGTGAATGCCATAAATACTCTTCCAGATTACATGAAGTTGTGCTATTTAGCACTCTACAACACTGTCAACGACACCACTTACAGCATCCTTAAAGAAACGGGACATGACAACGTTTTCTATCTGGCAAAATCTGTATGTAATAATTGATGAATTAATTGGtaaatttatgtgcttaaataTGTGAACAGAAGTAATGAAATTGGTGAATTGATGACAGTGGGGTGAGTTATGCAAAGCGTTCCTCCAAGAAGCAAAATGGTCAAACAACAAAATCATTCCAGGTTTCAGTAAGTATCTGGAAAACGCATCGGTTTCTTCCTCGGGTGTGACTTTGCTTGTTCCTTCCTACTTCTTGGTGTGCCAACAGCAAGAAGACTTTTCAGACAAAGCTCTGCACCACTTGACTAATTTTGGTGGACTTGTGCGCTCCTCCTGCACCATTTTCAGACTTTGCAATGATCTGGCAACCTCTGCGGTATGTAACATAGATTTACGACAACCTTAAATTGACAATTGTTAATGGAAAACGTGTGTTTTAACTGTTTTAACTGCAGGCTGAGTTGGAGAGGGGTGAAACGACAAACTCAATAACGTCGTACATGCATGAGAATGAGAGTAATGAGGAAGAAGCGCGTGAGGAACTGAGAAATTTGATCGATGAGGAGTGGAAAAAGATGAACGAAGAAAGAGTTTTGGATGGTAGAATCCCAAAAGGTTTCATGGAAATATGTGTTAACATGGCAAGAGTTTCCCATTGCACATACCAATATGGAGACGGACTTGGAAGGCCAGACCATATGGTGGAGAACATCATTAAGTTGCTACTTATAGACCCTCTTCCTGTTAATTAGCTACACATTTTATTTGGTAAAATTATATCCACTTCAAagttgttttaataatatatgtatatatgttaaactaaaaaaataaaaggatttaattaaaatattaatattttgagttGTGATGAGTTGCTTCTAATTGAGAAGGTTGCaagtatttattttcaaaagggGAAAAATAGTTTCActtgttgtttttgttgataACCTTTtactacaaataataataataataataataataatgataatataaacattaaattaatatatttaattaaaatataaataaaatattgaatagaAGATTAATAAATTCGATTGTGAAGAGGGAATATGAATTTGAGTGGTCCTCAAAGACTATGAGTGCTCTTTGAGGAAGTCTTTGATCTCTTTACATTTTACACATTTATCTACTCACTTTATaactcatttattatttttatatgcaatactaaaataaataacttaattcaatataatattattcttcGTACTTGTTACATGGATGtaggaaaataatattattttttccctTTCAAAAAGTATGCATGTACCGAAAAGTCttaaaagacaaataaaaataaacaattataaaaaaatctcacttttaaccagtaataaaaaaaatatttttaattttttatttgatcgatttaaaataattttatattttaaaaaaatattaatgaataggTGTAAAGTTATGGAGTTTTGTATATCAtccaataaaaatatagatataactaggtataaattgttttaacaaTATTGCCATGCACTGaaattcattatataattaagaagCATGATTCATTACGTTACCATTAAAATTTCACCAGCTTAAcagttcaattttattttttttttgcaagatTTCTGAACAAATAGacctttaaatatatttattaatcatTGACGAATATTCATTATCTGGCTTACCCACCCTACACGAGGCCCATAATGAAAATGAGGGGGTGGGGAAAGATAAAAAGGAGCGTGTGAAAAGGAAAGGTTAATAGAATTGTGATATTAAGGGCATAGAGAGAAGGAAGAGGAGAGCGAGGTTTGAATGGCGTcggagaagagaaagagaaatacGAACAGTGATGtgaggaagaagagaaagaggaaggAGGAGGCGGAGACGGGGAAAGCCGAAGAGAAGTCAGAGGAACGATCGTTGGAGGCTCTGCGTCTCCTTCAGTCGGCGACGGGTCTTCAGCTTTCATCGCTGGAGTTGGAGTCCCTCAGACAAGACTGCGTTCTGGAGGTACCCAATCACTCAGATATTCAAATATTGGGGAAAACTGTTAAGGCAGTGTTTGGGTCCTCATGGAGGGAGCATCTCTGCGAAGGGAGTGTCGTAGAGGGAAAAGTTAATGCCGGAAGCCCCGCGGTTCTCATCATATCTTCATCTGCCCTAAGATGCATACACCTTCTCAGGTTGTTTTCTCCCTCCCTCTCTCATCATCTCCATTCCTAATTCCTTTTACATgccaaaaccctaattttctcctgcAGGGGCTTTCGCTCTTTCACTAAACAATGCCACGCTGCAAAGCTATTCGCTAAGCACTTGAAGCTTCAGGAACAGGTACCTTCTTAATTCTGCTCTTTCATTTGTTTTCTACTTCCCTCCACTTCAACTTGTAAATTCTTCTTAATACCTATGTACCAGTTTTGAAACCAGACAACAATTCATAGGCATGCGGCTGAGGGATCAAACTGctcccatttttattttaaatcttaaaatttaacGCCCTTCTCCTTGgactctgaaaaaaaaaattgaatctgCTAATCTATATCTAAATTGAATGTTTTGTTCTTCACCAGTGCATGATTTCTTTTCCATTCCAACTTCTTGATTTTTCCCATCCTTTTCTTGATGTTATAAATTGTTATTCTTCTAAGTCGTGGAAACATTACCAACTGATTTTGCTTTGTGATCAATGCAGATTTCTTTGCTAAAGAACCGTGTTAACATTGCTAGCGGCACTCCAAGCAGGTTGGTTCTCCCACGTCCTGCTACTAAAGAAAACCCTACTTTTTTTATTGATCAATCATCCGATTAGATATACCTTTGATAACTAGTGGTTTAAAATATTGACATTGTCAAATTTGTAGTCACGTAATTACTGTCTTATATCAATTTCAGGATAAAAAAGCTAATTGATGCTGAGGCGTTAGACCTTTCAAGGTTGCAAGTACTCGTGCTAGATTTGCAGCCTGATGTAAAGGGGTATTCGTTGTTGACCCTTCCACAAGTCAGGTTTGGTCATGGTTTCTATCTGTTCTACTTATATTTCTTTAAAGTAACGCTGTCGTCTCTCTTGTAAGATTTTGCATTAATTTAGACGCTGATTGTTACACAGGGATGAATTCCTGGAGGTGTTCAAGAACTATTTTTATGAAGCGATGATCCAGGGTGGTCTGCGTATTTGTCTCTATGGTTACCAGGCGGGTGTTGGTTTAAAGGACAAACATAAACAAGGGCATACAATTCCTGATACATAACATctcatgtttattatttttttacaattccATTTATCTTCAAATGACGGACGTATTTCACCATGGGAGAGTGACAATTTTGTTGTAAGTGGGGTAGATACATATGAAAAACACATTTCTAAGTAACTAGGAAGGTGCTTTATTTGTGTAGATTATAGTGATTAATCGAATACCCCTTTTTCTTTGGTATAATGGCATTATGGGTCCTAGTGTTAGtgtaattttaagaaaaaataccATTCTCGTGCAAATATTTATCAGTAATTTTTCTCTGAAACTGCCTGAATGAccaatttgaattttattatgttaatggGTAAGTTTTGCTTGGGAAATAATATACTGTTCAAATCTAGTGGTTTGGGTGCTTTTATCCTTTGGTTGTGATATTGGCTAATGGTGTGGGAGGCACGTCCTACGCAGTCTAACAGCCTAATAACTATATGGTAAGGGGACAGGGGATTTATATTATGAAGGTGGATAAGAAGAATATAAGTGCCAAAAGTTTTAGTTCATTTACGAATATTTCAATGAGAAATCTTTAGGTTAGTTTCTTCAACCTGACAATGTGAAACAGAAACACAACATCTAATACGAGATTACGCCGCAGTTTATTAATTTAAGATAAACACTATTGAATATTTCTAATATCAATAACTAatcttaatcattattttttttataagaaatcaAGAGTGAGCGGCCTGCCTCATCCATTTCGTAGCTGACCATTTCTCCCCAGAGATTACCTCACATCCTCCATGCACACTTTTGGGATCTGATTGTCCATCCAATCCCTGCCAACATCAAATACGCAAATTTTCACCGTAAATCTTCGTTTGAAAAAATGCACAATACTAACAGTTACAGTCTCCATTCAATAATTTGCCATTTTCTATCACAAAAATACTACGTGATGCCCAATTGATAAACCAATTAAATCCTAATGATGAGtacaaattcaaaaaatgtataaaagaaaACCTAGAGGCATCTCTATCCTTGATTCTTAAACTGCTTCCTATCTAGCACCGGCTCTTGACGATATGTAATGGTAAAAGGCTCTTATTAAGCACCGGCGCTTGTGTATTTATGGGGACAAATGCTACAACACTaagtttatgtaattaaaaaatgttaacattAAGAAAATCTAAGCAAGAACTCATTCAACAAAGTTTTTGTGATATGTTTGGTAAGGAGGGGAAGTAATAAAAATGACGACagtgaatttaattttgtttgtttgattggaaagaaaaaaaaaaggagaattaAAAATGAGTATTCACTACTAATTTTCCACTCCATTTCCGTTCTCTCCATCTCAACACTCGTCGCTTTCTGTTTCTCTTCAGCAACACacctttttatcttttactttatttttcacCTATGGGATAGGCATATGACCACTGGCACCACATAGGACGCATCATTCAAAACCAATCAATGGGTAAAAAGGGGTAAACATGAATCTACTCTTAACTCTGATTCTTGAATTTATCACTTAAAACATTTTGGTTACTCTTTGAGCCTTATTCTTATACTAATTTGTTTGGTAATTTTCTTTTGCAGTAATTGGTTATTTGATAACATGAGCTCTTTAGCAATGACATGCACTTGCAGATGATCAAAGATACATATTCTATCACTTTGGCCTAAATGTACAATCTTAAAGACACAGAAAAGTACCAATTAAGGAAATAGTTGTTCCTATTTCATATTTAACATGGATAGCGTAGCGTCCACAATAAGCAAATTAACTGCACTAACCATACTCCAGAAAAGCACTGCATTTCCTTTAGTTGGCTTGACAGATAGCCCTTGGAGAAGTTTCCCACCACAGTTACATTCACCTGAGCCAGCCTGAATCATATTGTATATTATAAACAACACCATCAGTACAGTCAAAATGTCCAAAAAGAGTGACAGATAGAATAGGCAACACCTAACACAGAATAGATAGTTAATACTAGCATGTTACAAATTGAGTATATTTCTCACGGtaaagataaaatcaaaaaaGAGTACACAACAACTaccaaaataagttaaataacaATTTTCAGAAAACAAGAAGCTTACCAATGGGAAATATGTTTCTCCTCCTTCAACATTGTCACTCAAATACATAAGCATTGTGGCTATTCGCTGCCCACCACGCTTCAAGTTGAACTGTCTCAAAAAAGAAAGGCAGAACAGATTGCAAATGGGGTTTCATATAAGCCACTTCAAGGAAATTCACATATGGactataatttgaaaattaaaaaaagagcaAATACAACTTACAGTGTCAGAAAAATAGTCATGATGAGGTTTGTAATATTGATTCTTCTCGTACCTGTGCTGCTGCAGATGTTAGCCTTAATACTAGCAAAACCCACACATGTTGAGATagagtgaaaaaaataagtcaTATTCTCACCTCAGGACTTGCACAAGCTCACCGTTCTCAACTGGTATTTGAGAATAGACAGAGATTCTTTTTTCAATTGCCTAGATGAGCAAGGTGACCATAGTTTATCAGACTGTACAGTTAAAATTACTCAATAAAGTATGATTTTGATTGTGTGAAATATACGTGTGTGTACTTTACTAACTAAAAAAGTTCATATGTTTAAAACTGAATCTTTGGTTCACTGGAATCCAAATACGCTCTTAACTGATTTACTGAAACCCAAACCATGCCCACTCTTGATTTAAACAGTGGTAACGCTTTCagtctttttaattatttaggaATAAAAACAACTCTTCATGACTGTGATGTGACCAAAACCAGGGTTGGTACAGTATTTAAACTTTCAAAAACTAAAGAGGTCACTAATAAACACCAAACATGTTCACACAGTCCATGTATTTTACACTGCTTTGATGACTGAAGTAAAAGACTTGAGGAGAGAGTAAAATTGTTAACTTACTTGTACCATAGGATATTTTCTCTCTTGAGCATTCAAAAACATACCAGAGCTGGTCCTGACGTCACTCTTGATTCCCTATGGACAGAAATATCACATTTAATGAAGAAATACATGTTAATGACTCTATAGACTTAAACCACTCTGTACGACTTTGGTTTCTACAAGATTCATAATCTCCAATTGTGGTGTACTTTTGTCGAGAGGACCAAATAACTTGCCAAATAGAGGGGTAGTCCACAAACAAGATCAGGCAATAATTTCTAAAGAACTATTAAAATGGATTCAGCTCTCtacatttgaagcataaaattcttctttttaagtttgaaaacttcTCACTTATCTTCTTTTCTAGCCCAAGGTTGCATATTTTCTGTGAGAAAGGTTCTCCCACCCACAGATTAAaccatttaatagtttaaaaaaatataatttattcatcaAGGAGAAGAAATGAAAACCAGAGTCATAAAGTGAACTGGCTAAGGTAGTTGTAAAAGAATTCAACAATATAGAAGGttcaaatgcaacaaaataacaAGCTCCTGAATACGCATGTGCACATTGTCTTCCTAAAAGgcatttagtattttatttcaaattcatCATACATACAAAATTTTTCCCTTGGAGAATATGACAATACTTCACTTAGGCATAATGAAACTTAAACCATGTCTCATCACCTAGCATGTATTGATGATTATGatcaatcaaattgaaattcaaaCAGAAACTGTCAATGTACCTTTCCAGTGTTTGTATCAACCACAGTTGAAATTTGCAAGCGAGGGAGAGCTATAGCCCTGAGATAATCACATTcctgtaaatataaaattttaattcatacaTATGGTTATCATCAGCACAGTTTTTATTAAGCAGGAGAATGTTTTAAAAGAATTGTTAATTGCCCATGTATTTGACCTAaagaaacattttaataatgaaaacagCATTTAGTAGAGACAGCATACCTCTAAACTCAAGAAGTTATGAAGTAAAATAATTCGAGGAGACCAGCTAATCACTTCAGGTTTGACCTACAATTGAggaataataatacaaatttaagcATGCAAATCTATTCAATTctcaaaaaaatgagaatagcAAAATAATTCcactgaaaaaataaaataaattggcTATTCAGACAACACAAACTGACATCAAGgctttaaaagtaaattataagaCAGAATGACATAGATATTGGTCACCCAGAGTGCAATCAATCAAGTATTCTTTACCCAAGCATTTAATTGAACCGAGAAGAGAACTTTAATCTTGTTGTATCTTTCGAATTGGCATTACAATTTTATACATTTACACCAAATTTATAAGCAATAATATATTACACAATTATTTTACTTGCTGGTCTGTATGTGATTCTATCATAGAGGATGAGACTGAGAgaacatgtaaatataaaagtttagcACAAGAAAGGGAGGACAACAGACATACATATCCAAGGCGTAAGATTTCTGCTTCCTTGTCATTATTCCAAAAAGGAATACCTGAAAATCAAAAGAAATGGTGAAAAAGAAAttccaaagaaaaaaattgcaagttattaacaacttaaaaaatatgtaaaactaaAATACACTGATGGAATAACtgataacaaatatatttttgtgttacaaaaagattgaaaaaaaaatacaaatattatatctAAAAGACTCAGGCATGAAACGTTTGAGACTCAGtcaagaattaaaataaacagatTGATATAGCATTGCACACGGTGGAAacacaattaaatatatattgcaTGTGATAAATAAATGTTAGCAGTAGAACTAACTTAGCGAGGTCCTAGCACtctaaaaagattaaataaataggCACCAAATGCAATCAAAGAAATAATCTTTGAGAAATTCTACATAAAGAAACGACTGTGATACagcaagaaaaacaaaaataatacggACCTCTTGGCAATTGAAGGTAACCGTCACCTTCGACTCCACGTAATCTTCTAAATGGCAAAGAATCAGAGCCTGCATGAATCAGTTAGGCTAAGAgaatataagaataataatcaagaaaagcatataaaaaataagtccCCTATTTGTTCCATTTCAAGTCGTTAAAGAAGAAAGGTAGGATAGAATACCGTACGAGTCTTCCAATTTTCGGATGATAGCCAACTGAGAGAGAGCACCTGTAATGTAATTGGAGAACAGAACAGCGAGTGTGAATTAAAAAGTAATAGGATATGATTATTGAGATATGTGATGATTTAGGGCAGTGCGggaagatagaaaaagaaagagccAGAGAGCGTGTATTTGGAAGCTTCTGGTGTCTCTGAGGGTATCTTGGTTTTGCAGTTGGAGAGAATTGTGAAATGTGGATCAAGTGAGAGCGTgtattgaagaagaagaagaagaagaaatcgGAGAGGAAATACATCATGATCCGCAGTGGGTGTTGGGGGTTTGTGAAGAGATTGCAAGAAACGGAaaggaagagaagagaagagaagagaagagaagagaagataCCTATAATCATTCCGACGGTGACGAAAGTGAGAAGACCAAAGACGATCCTCATGGAGGGAACCATGGTGTTGAAAATGAAATGTCTTTCGGTCTCAACACAACAAAAATGACAAACCGCTTTTAACGCCCATTGCTTTTATGCTCCCATGCCTCTGTCAATCCGCCACTTGTGGATACATGCTTACCTCCAAATCAAAATTTAGTCTTATCAtagttattcaaataaataaaaaatagtataagaTTTTAACCATctttgttactaaaattttattttaagataagtcatttttaaattttactatagttaattgatttaaatatatgtaatatttaaaaggattaaataataaaatgagacAGGTATACTAAACTATTTTAGAAAGAGGATTTTTTCTTGATGTCTACGTTTTGTTTCCTGTTTTATcatttaagtaatatttttctaaaattagctttattagttttatcttcatttaagtaatatttttctaaaattagttTCATCTCTTAAGTGACTTTTGCttaatttaattgtttctttttcaaatttaacctctttttaaaactaaaatagtaagaaaattatctacaaaataaaaatatatatatatataataattttgtaaaaattaattatattttattaaaaataaatgaaaataaatgtagTATGTTTTCACTAGTATTTGTATTCTCAAAACGGGTAATCTAACCCGACCCGGCTCGACCCATCACAGGTTGATGATTCAGTGAGTCAACCCAATCTGACTtactttttagcgagccaaaaaaattcgaatcTGGTCTGACTCACCAGGGGTTGACAGGTTAAATGGGTTGATTCACGGgtttacttaataaaaaaaatacaattttttattttttttcggtcaaaactaaattgtaattcttattaaaatctaaataaactttaatacaatccaaatacaaatcaaaataaaaaaatacaaattatttatgtgttggataaaaaaacaatgtaacatgatccaaatgtaaagtccaactcaataaaaataaaataaaatacttgtGTGACCTTTTATCTGCGAATTGGTGAGTcaatccggctcaccacgggttcaacccggatgagtcGGATTCTAGATAagtcgggtcaaaaatcaacctgtattgaaatttgtaaaaaaatttcaaccca is a window from the Vigna unguiculata cultivar IT97K-499-35 chromosome 7, ASM411807v1, whole genome shotgun sequence genome containing:
- the LOC114192032 gene encoding uncharacterized protein C3orf26 homolog: MASEKRKRNTNSDVRKKRKRKEEAETGKAEEKSEERSLEALRLLQSATGLQLSSLELESLRQDCVLEVPNHSDIQILGKTVKAVFGSSWREHLCEGSVVEGKVNAGSPAVLIISSSALRCIHLLRGFRSFTKQCHAAKLFAKHLKLQEQISLLKNRVNIASGTPSRIKKLIDAEALDLSRLQVLVLDLQPDVKGYSLLTLPQVRDEFLEVFKNYFYEAMIQGGLRICLYGYQAGVGLKDKHKQGHTIPDT
- the LOC114190704 gene encoding isoprene synthase, chloroplastic-like → MGTQILWLSNPTQTLTTRVTTNKKLRQPPFLAYPKPRTLISANTSQTPHHNTRRSANYQPNLWNFQLLHSLGNDLKEKKLNERATELEEEVRHMINRVDTEPLSLLELIDNVQRLGLTYKFEEDIVKALDDKIALLNENEKHKSGLHATALRFRLLRQHGFHVSQDVFERFKDKGGFNIEHKDDVQGLLSLYEASYLGFEGENLLDEARLFSTTQLKQILEEGVNTKVAEQVKHALELPYHRRLHRLEARWYLDRYEAKEPHHRLLQELAKLDFNMVQSQHQKELQELSRWWREMGLTKKLDFVRDRLMEVYFWALGMAPHPHQSECRKAVTKMFGLVTIIDDVYDVYGTLDELQLFTDAVERWDVNAINTLPDYMKLCYLALYNTVNDTTYSILKETGHDNVFYLAKSWGELCKAFLQEAKWSNNKIIPGFSKYLENASVSSSGVTLLVPSYFLVCQQQEDFSDKALHHLTNFGGLVRSSCTIFRLCNDLATSAAELERGETTNSITSYMHENESNEEEAREELRNLIDEEWKKMNEERVLDGRIPKGFMEICVNMARVSHCTYQYGDGLGRPDHMVENIIKLLLIDPLPVN
- the LOC114192031 gene encoding prolyl 4-hydroxylase 1, with translation MVPSMRIVFGLLTFVTVGMIIGALSQLAIIRKLEDSYGSDSLPFRRLRGVEGDGYLQLPRGIPFWNNDKEAEILRLGYVKPEVISWSPRIILLHNFLSLEECDYLRAIALPRLQISTVVDTNTGKGIKSDVRTSSGMFLNAQERKYPMVQAIEKRISVYSQIPVENGELVQVLRYEKNQYYKPHHDYFSDTFNLKRGGQRIATMLMYLSDNVEGGETYFPLAGSGECNCGGKLLQGLSVKPTKGNAVLFWSMGLDGQSDPKSVHGGCEVISGEKWSATKWMRQAAHS